The Emys orbicularis isolate rEmyOrb1 chromosome 4, rEmyOrb1.hap1, whole genome shotgun sequence genomic sequence GCTCTTCAAAAATATCTTGAACCATGTATTCCCTTGACCAGGACCAAAGTTAAGGCTCCTGGAGTATGATCTCATCCTTAATTTTGCTGAGCAGCCTCCCCTGCGCCATTTGTCCCCGCAACCTAGACTTCACACATGATATTCAATGTGTGGTGGTGGGACTATAATGGATAAATGTGCTACCCATTGCTCTAAGAAAGCAGTCTGACTGAATCTTAAATCTCTACAAGGTATGGAGGTTAAAGGTCAGATGGACATTCCTCTAAGAGGTTTCCTACCTGCTCTGTTAATTTCTAAAATTTCTTCTTGGGCCAGTGGGCATGTGTCGCTCTGAGTACTGTGGTGTGGAGAGTTTACGACAGATTTACAATAATTgggggatcccagctggggtgGCCTCGGGATatgcttcttttttttctttggtaGCTTCTGCTTAGCCATAGCTAAGGAGTAATACATTCCGAAATTGTTCACAATGACGGGGACAGGCATGGCAATGGTCAGCACACCTGCAAGAGCACAGAGAGCCCCCACCAGCATGCCTGACCAAGTCTGAGGATACATGTCTCCATAGCCCAGGGTAGTCATGGTGACAACAGCCCACCAAAAGCCGATGGGGatatttttaaagtgtgtatgATTACTGGCACTAGGATCATTGGGTTTAGCACCTATTCTCTCGGCATAGTAGATCATCGTGGCAAAGATTAAGACGCCCAATGCCAAGAATATGATGAGCAGCAAGAATTCATTTGTGCTGGCACGGAGAGTATGTCCCAGGACCCGCAGCCCCACAAAGTGGCGGGTCAGCTTGAAAATTCGCAGAATTCGCACAAACCGGACTACTCGTAGGAAGCCCAGGACATCCTTAGCAGCTTTGGAAGACAGGCCACTGAGTCCAACCTCCAAATAGAAAGGCAGAATGGCCACAAAGTCAATGATGTTCAAAGAGTTTTTGATAAATTCCACCTTGTTTGGGCAGAAAGTGATTCTCATCAGGAACTCAAATGTAAACCAGACCACACAGACGCCTTCGATGTAGGTCAGAAAGGCTTCGGTCTCCGCTTCCCTGTAGTGTCGCACGTGGGTGTCATTGCCAATGAATTCAGTCTCTGTTTTGTTCACGATGGGGTTAAATCTCTCATGGGTCTCGAGGCAGAAGGTGGTGATGGAAACCAGAATGAAGAAGAGGGAGGCGAATGCCACGTACTGTTGAAGGAAAGTCACAAGAGAAATGTTAAACGGTAGATAAAGTACAAG encodes the following:
- the KCNC1 gene encoding potassium voltage-gated channel subfamily C member 1 isoform X3, giving the protein MGQGDESDRIVINVGGTRHQTYRSTLRTLPGTRLAWIAEPDAHSHFDYDPRTDEFFFDRHPGVFAHILNYYRTGKLHCPADVCGPLYEEELAFWGIDETDVEPCCWMTYRQHRDAEEALDSFGGAPLDSSADDGDADGTGDSGDGEEELEMTKRLALSDSPDGRSGGFWRRWQPRIWALFEDPYSSRYARYVAFASLFFILVSITTFCLETHERFNPIVNKTETEFIGNDTHVRHYREAETEAFLTYIEGVCVVWFTFEFLMRITFCPNKVEFIKNSLNIIDFVAILPFYLEVGLSGLSSKAAKDVLGFLRVVRFVRILRIFKLTRHFVGLRVLGHTLRASTNEFLLLIIFLALGVLIFATMIYYAERIGAKPNDPSASNHTHFKNIPIGFWWAVVTMTTLGYGDMYPQTWSGMLVGALCALAGVLTIAMPVPVIVNNFGMYYSLAMAKQKLPKKKKKHIPRPPQLGSPNYCKSVVNSPHHSTQSDTCPLAQEEILEINRAGRKPLRGISTNVKSRYGPCFLLSTGEYPCPPDGGIRKGYEMSRSLNSIAGISGKAIGLSSVSAPYSSPSPVRRSWSPIPSIL
- the KCNC1 gene encoding potassium voltage-gated channel subfamily C member 1 isoform X4, whose amino-acid sequence is MGQGDESDRIVINVGGTRHQTYRSTLRTLPGTRLAWIAEPDAHSHFDYDPRTDEFFFDRHPGVFAHILNYYRTGKLHCPADVCGPLYEEELAFWGIDETDVEPCCWMTYRQHRDAEEALDSFGGAPLDSSADDGDADGTGDSGDGEEELEMTKRLALSDSPDGRSGGFWRRWQPRIWALFEDPYSSRYARYVAFASLFFILVSITTFCLETHERFNPIVNKTETEFIGNDTHVRHYREAETEAFLTYIEGVCVVWFTFEFLMRITFCPNKVEFIKNSLNIIDFVAILPFYLEVGLSGLSSKAAKDVLGFLRVVRFVRILRIFKLTRHFVGLRVLGHTLRASTNEFLLLIIFLALGVLIFATMIYYAERIGAKPNDPSASNHTHFKNIPIGFWWAVVTMTTLGYGDMYPQTWSGMLVGALCALAGVLTIAMPVPVIVNNFGMYYSLAMAKQKLPKKKKKHIPRPPQLGSPNYCKSVVNSPHHSTQSDTCPLAQEEILEINRAGYEMSRSLNSIAGISGKAIGLSSVSAPYSSPSPVRRSWSPIPSIL
- the KCNC1 gene encoding potassium voltage-gated channel subfamily C member 1 isoform X2, giving the protein MGQGDESDRIVINVGGTRHQTYRSTLRTLPGTRLAWIAEPDAHSHFDYDPRTDEFFFDRHPGVFAHILNYYRTGKLHCPADVCGPLYEEELAFWGIDETDVEPCCWMTYRQHRDAEEALDSFGGAPLDSSADDGDADGTGDSGDGEEELEMTKRLALSDSPDGRSGGFWRRWQPRIWALFEDPYSSRYARYVAFASLFFILVSITTFCLETHERFNPIVNKTETEFIGNDTHVRHYREAETEAFLTYIEGVCVVWFTFEFLMRITFCPNKVEFIKNSLNIIDFVAILPFYLEVGLSGLSSKAAKDVLGFLRVVRFVRILRIFKLTRHFVGLRVLGHTLRASTNEFLLLIIFLALGVLIFATMIYYAERIGAKPNDPSASNHTHFKNIPIGFWWAVVTMTTLGYGDMYPQTWSGMLVGALCALAGVLTIAMPVPVIVNNFGMYYSLAMAKQKLPKKKKKHIPRPPQLGSPNYCKSVVNSPHHSTQSDTCPLAQEEILEINRADSKLNGEVAKAALANEDCPHIDQAITPDEGLPFTRSGTRERYGPCFLLSTGEYPCPPDGGIRKDLCKESPVIAKYMPTEAVRVT
- the KCNC1 gene encoding potassium voltage-gated channel subfamily C member 1 isoform X1, coding for MGQGDESDRIVINVGGTRHQTYRSTLRTLPGTRLAWIAEPDAHSHFDYDPRTDEFFFDRHPGVFAHILNYYRTGKLHCPADVCGPLYEEELAFWGIDETDVEPCCWMTYRQHRDAEEALDSFGGAPLDSSADDGDADGTGDSGDGEEELEMTKRLALSDSPDGRSGGFWRRWQPRIWALFEDPYSSRYARYVAFASLFFILVSITTFCLETHERFNPIVNKTETEFIGNDTHVRHYREAETEAFLTYIEGVCVVWFTFEFLMRITFCPNKVEFIKNSLNIIDFVAILPFYLEVGLSGLSSKAAKDVLGFLRVVRFVRILRIFKLTRHFVGLRVLGHTLRASTNEFLLLIIFLALGVLIFATMIYYAERIGAKPNDPSASNHTHFKNIPIGFWWAVVTMTTLGYGDMYPQTWSGMLVGALCALAGVLTIAMPVPVIVNNFGMYYSLAMAKQKLPKKKKKHIPRPPQLGSPNYCKSVVNSPHHSTQSDTCPLAQEEILEINRAALANEDCPHIDQAITPDEGLPFTRSGTRERYGPCFLLSTGEYPCPPDGGIRKGYEMSRSLNSIAGISGKAIGLSSVSAPYSSPSPVRRSWSPIPSIL